In Deinococcus maricopensis DSM 21211, the sequence GCACTTCGAGGTGTGCGTGCACCTCCAGCGGCCCGGCGGGCTGCCGGACCGCGCGATCGTGCACCGCACGGCCAGCGCGCTGGAAGCGAAGCTGCTGTGCGTGACGCTGGAGCACCTCGCACGCAACGCGAACCCCTGAACGGGGGCGCCCCGCTCCCGGACGCCCCCGTTGCGTCCTCACGCGTTTACAGGGCGATGCTGTCGAGCGGCACGCTGATCGGGCTGCCGGTCACGCCGTACGCGGCGCCGCGCGCGAGCACCGCGCGTGCCCACGCGGCGTGCGTGCTCGGCTCGCACATGGCGTCCCCGATGCGGAACACGGCGGGCGCGTCGTCCCGCAGGATCGCGTGGGCCATGTCCATCTCGCTGGCGCTCACGCGGTACGCCGCTTCGATGACGCTCACCTGCCGCGGGTGAATGGCGGTCTTCCCGAACGTGCCGTGCAGCAGGTCCTCGTGCGCTTCGCGCGCGAGCGTTTCCGGGTCGTCGGTGAAGTCGTACACGGGCGCGCTGACATTCAGGCCCCACGGTTTGAACAGGCTGACGAGCCGGTCGATGAGCGGGCCGAGCGGCGTGTGGTACGCGGTGACGCCGCGCGTGCGGCGCATGCCGAGCAGGCCCAGCAGGTCGTTCCCGCCAACGCGGACGCACGGGACGCCCACGTCGCTCTCCAGCAGCGCGTCCCGCAGCGTCTCCATGGCGCGCGCGCTGAACGCCTCGCGCGTTTCGACGGTGACCATGGCGTGCTGCCCGGTGCCGCGCAGGAGCGTGAGGCTCTCGTGCGCGTTGCCCGCGTGGATTTTCGGCAGGACGAACCCGGTGAGGTGCTGCGCGCCGCGCATGCCCAGGATCTGCTCCAGCACGCGGGGCGTGCGGGGGCGCACGAACATCAGGGGGCCACTGCCGGGGGCGGGCAGGTGCGGCAGGGCTTCCTGCAGGCGCGCGAGGGCGAGCGGCAGGTCCTCCTCGCGGACGGCGTCCTCGGTGCACAGGATGAGGCTGCGCGCGCCGAGGGGTTTGGCGCCGCTTACGAGGTCCGTGAGGTCGTCGCGGGTGGCGGGGATGTAGAGGCTCGCGCCGAGCGCGAACGGGAAGTTGAGCACGGGAGTCCCCCTGGGGCGCCCGCGCGGGGCGGGCAGGACGTGACGGTACGGGCGGGTGGTGGAACGGGACGGTCGGCGCGTTGCGCCGCATCATAGCGGGGCGCGCGGACGTCCGGGCAATAATCAGCGCCTCACGGGAGCGTGAGGCGCTGGGGCGGTCGGCCCGTTGGGGGCGGCCGCTCAGTCCTTGAGGGCGGGCTGCTCTGCGTGCGCGTTCAGGCGGTTGTAACGCAGGCTGGACCAGATGGACAGCACGATGAAGCCGACGCCGATCAGGCCGGTGACGACTTCGGGGATGTGCACGTTCGGGTTCATGCTGAGCAGCATGATGATCGCGAGCGCGCCGATGCCGTAGTGCGCGCCGTGCTCGAGGTAGCGGTACGCCTGGAGGGTGCCGCGGTGCACGAGCATCAGCGTGATGGAGCGGACGAACACCGCGCCGATGGTGAGGCCGGCGGCGATCACGACGATGTCCTGCGTGATGGCGAACGCGCCGATGACGCCGTCGAGGCTGAACGAGGCGTCGAGAACTTCGAGGTACAGGA encodes:
- a CDS encoding HpcH/HpaI aldolase/citrate lyase family protein translates to MLNFPFALGASLYIPATRDDLTDLVSGAKPLGARSLILCTEDAVREEDLPLALARLQEALPHLPAPGSGPLMFVRPRTPRVLEQILGMRGAQHLTGFVLPKIHAGNAHESLTLLRGTGQHAMVTVETREAFSARAMETLRDALLESDVGVPCVRVGGNDLLGLLGMRRTRGVTAYHTPLGPLIDRLVSLFKPWGLNVSAPVYDFTDDPETLAREAHEDLLHGTFGKTAIHPRQVSVIEAAYRVSASEMDMAHAILRDDAPAVFRIGDAMCEPSTHAAWARAVLARGAAYGVTGSPISVPLDSIAL